A single region of the Lysinibacillus sp. B2A1 genome encodes:
- the rsfS gene encoding ribosome silencing factor: MTSTLLQAAYKAIDDKHGEDIVVLNMQGISLLADYFIIAHGNSDRQVQAIARELQDVAEKEGYEIRRVEGFDAARWVLVDLGDVVAHVFHKDERAYYNLERLWGDAPQLDIPEA; the protein is encoded by the coding sequence ATGACTTCAACTTTATTACAAGCAGCTTACAAAGCAATTGACGACAAACATGGGGAGGACATTGTCGTTTTAAATATGCAAGGTATTTCACTTTTAGCGGATTATTTTATCATCGCTCATGGTAACTCAGATCGACAAGTGCAAGCTATTGCGCGTGAATTACAAGATGTAGCTGAAAAAGAGGGCTATGAAATTCGTCGTGTCGAAGGTTTCGATGCAGCTCGCTGGGTTCTTGTAGACTTAGGAGATGTAGTGGCACACGTATTCCATAAGGATGAGCGTGCTTATTATAATTTAGAGCGTCTATGGGGCGATGCACCGCAGCTAGACATACCAGAGGCTTAA
- a CDS encoding SAM-dependent methyltransferase, whose translation MSSYERFAHVYDELQVDIPYNTYVEWVLQHAPCNQFPKLLDIGCGTGVLGLLFARAGYRVSGIDLSENMLSIAAERFADEGLHVPLFCMSMDELEGFEALDVVTIAIDSINYVVQEKAVYATLKRIYDALKDGGQLFFDVHSLYKMNDIFLDSPFTYDDGDISYVWHTEPGDFKHSVIHQMTFFVRDATSDLYERFDEEHIQRTFPIEQYMTWLHTIGFKHVEVTADFTDDAPEYESERIFIRAVK comes from the coding sequence GTGAGTAGCTACGAACGCTTTGCCCATGTGTATGATGAGCTACAAGTCGATATCCCCTACAATACGTATGTGGAGTGGGTTTTGCAGCATGCACCATGTAATCAATTCCCTAAGCTTTTAGACATTGGCTGTGGTACAGGTGTGCTGGGTCTATTGTTTGCAAGGGCTGGTTATAGGGTGAGTGGAATTGATCTATCTGAAAATATGCTCTCAATTGCCGCAGAGCGATTTGCTGATGAAGGATTACATGTTCCCCTGTTTTGTATGTCTATGGATGAATTAGAGGGCTTTGAGGCGCTTGACGTTGTAACAATTGCTATTGACTCAATAAATTATGTCGTACAAGAAAAAGCAGTTTATGCCACATTAAAACGAATTTATGATGCGCTAAAAGATGGTGGTCAACTATTTTTTGATGTGCATTCACTATATAAAATGAATGATATTTTTTTAGATAGTCCATTTACGTATGACGATGGCGACATTAGCTATGTATGGCATACAGAGCCAGGCGATTTTAAGCACTCTGTTATCCATCAAATGACATTTTTTGTCAGAGATGCTACAAGTGATCTGTATGAACGCTTTGACGAGGAGCATATTCAACGTACATTCCCAATTGAGCAATATATGACATGGCTTCATACAATTGGCTTCAAGCATGTGGAGGTAACCGCAGATTTTACAGATGATGCCCCTGAATATGAAAGTGAACGAATTTTTAT